atgacctcGGTTCATCAATGACATCAAAGGAAGACTCGTCGTCGTCCAGACTTGGATCTTGGGTACCTGTGAGCCTGCTTGAAGGGGTGGAAAGCTAGTCTTATCTCTAAGCCTACATTCCCTATCCCTGTCTAGGCTAACACTATCTTACCACCCATACAaacctagcccaccttgttgagctgttaatggttCCGCTTTTACTATCGGTCtctggtgacagtgatgagaccgatgttaaaagcggagccattaacagctcaacaaggtgggctaataCAAACCTACGTCTTGCTGGTGTCCTCTTTCTCATGGCTGATCACTCTGCTGCCTCAAGGAGAAGATGAATCTTGAATCTTTATTCTTGATCGCTCTTTTGCCTTCATTTTGGCTGTTTCTTTCTGTTCTTCAAGTTGTTCGTATATAGCGCTGCCGAACGGGTTTATATTGCTGCCGAATGGAATTTGTAGTTTATAGCGCTGCCGAATGAAATTGGTGGTTGATAGCGCTGCCGAGCGAAATGAGTGCTTAGGGAAAAATATTCCCaactgctttttttttaataaaaaaaaatgttttgtaaacGTTAACCTTTTGTTTTATGTCGTCTTCTAAATTAAATAGTAAGGGGCGTGGTGTAATTTTTGCTAAGTTAAAGTAGGCTACATTCAGAATTTGATACCATGTTGATATCAGAAACATGAAATATTAATTTAGCTTGACTAAATTAGTTATTCAATAATATTCCTAAATCAAACATTGATCATAAAAATGCTAGCAGATTAGTGATTTAATGCAGATTGGACAgaactatttttaataatttgtttttcttcttagaGAAAATTGAGAAATCCAaccattttaaatttatttttgcttAATTTTAATCAGAGGAATTACATTATTTAAGATGTTATTCGGCACTTCTaacttataaatgttttttatagAATTTTGAAATCATGacaattatatttaaaatgACAACTGGCGACTTGAAGTTTCAACCCAACAGAAATTTCCAGATAGACTAGTCTTCTAATTAAcaagcatcattggcttcgaccaatatgcaatCAGAGAAAAAGCCTGGGAAAGTGTGACATCACATTGAAACTATTTTTagggacaacatcaacaagtttcTGGAACATCTTGGAGTGGGCATGGGATATACAAGGggtgggactctgcaagagaacgggttagatctcCTTCTACCTTTTGCAGTCTTCTTACTGTTCTCTTTGTCTTGTCTCCTTTTAGACAAACTTGGGGTATCCGACCGCCttaaattttgtcattatttacaTCTTATTCAATTGTTAGAAATGTCATAATTATATTCGCTCCATTTTTGTTCCTTTTTCAACAAAGTCAAAGATCTTTAAAGttttctctcccccccccctctctcaaCAAagtcaatgattttttttctctttttctctctCTCATTAAAGTGAATGGTTTTTGAAGGTTTTATTTGAAAGTGGTCGGTCGGATACAGCAATTTGCCCCTACCTTGGTCCATTGGTGTCCTCTTGCATCCACAGAAACCGCACAATCCATAGACAACTGCATCTCTCCCTCTGCTGAATGCGGGAGCTGTTCACCAGCTGGCACCGCCTGTATCAACGCCCCACAAGTCGTCGTTTCCTCAGTCGTCTGTCCACGCCGTACCAGGTACCTCCACCGTTGAAAAACAACCCCTATTATCACCAATGCTAATTTACAGTTCAAGTTCAGTGGTGTAAATAAACGAGTCAGTTCTATGTTATTGTCTCCAACATTTCCCTCAGCAAGCAACTGAGAAAAGTCCCTGGCAAATGTGAGCTGTGTCCGGCATCATGTTAGTTTAGCCATATGACTTTTTAGTCATGGAAGCTTCGACTTTAGGTCTACGGCAATTCACCGAAGTTCTCCCCCAGCCACTGACGTGCTCAACACCTAAGTGGCTAAAGAACGGCTCTgtaatgaattttgaaattttctgcAGTTAGAAGTAAAATATACTTCCTGCAGACTCGACAATGAATGCCTGAATTTTTGGAAGGTTCTTCTTACGACAAATTTAACCAGTTCAGTTCGTCAAAATAGCGGCGCGAAAAATCCCATCCAGAGCTCACAGAAGTGCAGCCTTCGGTCCATGCGGTCGTCGTCTAAATGCTGAAAAGCCATGCGGTTTTCAATCACCCACAGTGCTTTGAAAACTGTGCACAAACTCCTTATTTGCATACAGCGTACAGCCCCCAATAAACTTATGCAGGTTGCCTTATGCATCAATGCTTCGCCACTTTGTTCCAATTAATTTGCATGTAAATCGTTCTACTTGGGATTAAATACTTATGTAACGCTTCTTCCAGGCTTTTATCCAGCCTGTTGTCGCTATGCTGAAATGTAGAAAAAGAGCTATTCCAACAACTTTTCCTACGCATTACATTGTGGTGTACAGTTAAAACTGTTttagtaataatatttttaaacagaTAACACATTATGAATGTTTATGAAGAAAAGAGGTGTGGTAGGCGGCTGAgggtctgaagtctttttttttttaccacactctatctatattttttataaatgtataaATGTATAGGGACAGAATTATGCACTACAGAGGGGTGGGTGAGCTGTATGGGATAGCCTGAAGGAACATGGGTGTGTTTTCGCGGGCATGTTTTGGTTGAACTATTGTTGAACTTGCCATGTTGGTCACTGGCCATTGGCCGAAACAAATTACGCCCGCGAAAACGCATCCCCGGTTTCTTGGCATATAAATGATAAATCCCCTGTATTGTCATGTGCCGAGAAGTTATAATTTGGGtgggtgtcagatgcaattgtgtccgccatgcaatactgtccgctccggacacttttgcatatatgcaatcgtgtccgggctatgcaaaaaccgtccagtggacatgtacataactgtacatgtatgtgtgcacTAAACCAACGtaaatgcagcatgaatattcacgtattttatgattgcagcgaatacccaacggccaaacatttcccatgtatgcactaagcttgtaaaattgacgaacgtgttccgtcgaccaagggcgtttaatttactgcaaggacggttttgcacgggggcggacgcaactgcatatgcaattgtgtccgggcggacacaattgcattatgcagccgcgtccgggtggacacgattgcatatgaaaaccgtccggcggacataattgcatatgcaataatgtcctccggatattattgcatagaggacataattgcatacGACATGGGCACTaggccgtttttttttttttttttttttttttgggggggggggtcagaagTTTTAGGGCAGGTAAGGGGTTCTGGGTCTGTTAGATAAACGTAAATGCTTTTATAATTACAAGAAGTAGCTAAGAGCCTAAATgattgcttaccagaacaaggttatcAGCGAAACTACCacatcacatgtacaatgtgactagtatcctgctcatttctgcttagcataataTAAACAGTATGTTTTGCTTATAAGCAAGGTGAATTACTGGGCCCAGAATGGATAACACATGATTGACCGCCGTCTTTTATGACAGTTTGAAAGTTGTAAGAGCAAAGAGCTACGCATGACTCTCACTGATCGACTTTCACTCGTGCACATTTCATGACGGGTGGGGTCAATGAAAGGGCGGGGTTATAGTGTAGAGACCACAAAACACGAAGTCAAACCAAGAACATGTTTTTTTCGTCGAAAATAAAAAcgtttaaattaattaaaatctGAACGACAACAAAAATCCttacaattttttataaaatgagtTTTAGTTTTTATAATGTATTCCTAactacctcagacagtttcgctattcctattggtggagagcgcgtcacgtgggtgtgtataaacctttgtttatgaccagtaaaaagtgttgaaacttgggcgtgacacgcgaccttgcacctgttcttataagacagtttctccattcctattggtcgagagcaacggctgaaacagttgtacgcgcgacgcgcacagcattccctttaattataaggagttgtttgcccgagggcggcggagggctttaccatttcatagctggtggggtgttgtgttgaaagaaatcattgaacaattataatttttgcatttattttactttttgaccaaaaagtgttgatgtttttgaccgaaaaggtatttatgaatgggaatcaaagtgtgttgaatcggttttcaactactggtttaaacccgccgaggcctggttcttgataatttacctcgacttcgtctaggtaaaactatcaagaaccaggcctcgttgggattaaaccactagacctcttcaccacacactgattcccttatttaatcatttgttttattaattaatGAACTCTTGgataaggatgttttttttgaTCTAAAATTTCATTGATACAATACAGTAACAtaaaaatcaatgtttttaaaccACTTTGTATACCCACCGATTAATAAGGTGCACACACCATTTTAAACAAACTGACGGACGCGCAATGGTCGAATTCACACACACGAACTTGTTTCTGAATTAACGTTGAGGGCGTGGGTGATAAAGCACCAATTTCAGAGACTCATCTTTGATTGTCAGATTAATATTGAGCAAAACCGAACTAAAGCTGGGCCCACTCGATAGAACTTCCCAAAACACATCAAACGCATGCTTGAGCTGATTTGCACAGGCAGCGCAGTTGACGTGatgctagacttgtggacaagtcgtttaatcggccccacgcgctgagatagtggtcTCGACAAATCACTGCTCTcacgcgaactgatggctccccgatttcgagcagtcgaaatcggggagccatcagttcgcgcgagagcagtgatctcgcgagaccactatctcagcgcgtggggccgatttaacgacgtGATGCCAGTAAGGCCGTTAGGTTTTTTCCATTAGGGGATTTCCCCTCTGGTTCGGAATGAAATTCAAGAGCACGGATCGTGAACCCTGCAGACCCTGCAGAGGAAGTAGTAGACCTACATACGTGATTTGGGTTTTCACGTGTCGGTGATGGCATGAAAAGGAAACAAACTGGAAAGTGTATTTCTAATATTGGTTATAAATTAGCAGATACTTGGACAACATGAGCGGACTGGGTGATCAAGTAAGTCGCTTTGCATTtattaattgtgtgtttttttaaatgtttttttttgcatgatgaAGATATCACAATAATATGCAACAGCAATGATCGCTATTAATTCTTCTTGGACAAACTATAGAATCTGTAAATTGACATAGTTCATTGAGAATGGGTGTAGTATCTACAAGAAAGCATGGATTGTAGCTCAAAATGATAACTAgaaccaattttttttacagcaccaGAAAATCAAAACAACTTGAACAAGCACTAAAGAAGTTCTAGATAGCCTGTTTAATTAATTTGTCTTAGGTGTGAGCGTACATGTCTGTAATTACATGCAGGACACAGAATCCATGGCCTCCATCATGGCCTCCTGGCCCAgattttggccttggtgccccttcaaatgtggaaaaaaaaaaaaaatacgattGAAGTGCCcttaacaaaatgaaaatggcattgtCCTATACCAAACAAAGATGAATTCCAGGCTTGAGCGAACTTTGATACTCAAAAGAATTGAACAGATATTATCAGATTTGTTTACAAGAATGTTTCACAATGCAATGAGGAAGCCATTTATTCAATTCACAGtggtgagtttactggcccattCTAAAATCACTGGTCTCAACAAATCAGGAGTGCTTAAAAGCGTATTTCACAACtttgagtttaatttaaattttcagAGAATCAGCACAGAAAACTTCAAAAGTGAGGAAGTTGGGATGGAAGCTGAAACCGTTTTCCAGAATGCGGAGGATGTCTTGGAAGATGTGAAAGATGTCAACATTTATGAAGGCAACGATGGCGCTAGTGGAGACAACATGTCATCAGCAGATGAATGGGTAGATGCCGCTGGTCAATTTGAGCAGATGACAGAAACTGAGGCAGAGACATCTCAGGAACAGGTGACGGAAGGTGCTGTTGGAGGATCCCAACAGTCAGAGGCAACAGAAGGTGCTGTTGGAGGATCCCAACAGTCAGTGGCAACAGACGGTGCTGTTGGAGGATCCCAACAGTTGGAGGCAACAGAAGGTGTTGGAGGATCCCAACAGTCAGAGGCAACAGGAGGAGCTGTTGGAGGATCCCAACAGTCAGAGGCAACAGAAGGTGCTGTTGGAGGATCCCAACAGTCAGAGGCAACAGAAGGTGTTGGAGGATCCCAACAGTCAGAGGCAACAGGAGGTGCTGTTGGAGGATCCCAACAGTTGGAGGCAACAGAAGGTGTTGGAGGATCCCAACAGTTGGAGGCAACAGAAGGTGTTGGAGGATTCCAACagtcagaggcaacagaaagtGCTGTTGGAGTATCCCAACAGTCAGAGGCAAAACCGATGTCAGAGGGTGCAGTAGGAGGATGGCAACATAACTCTCAGGCAGCAACACCCGTATTCTCGCCACTGTTTCCCCGGATTTTGCAAGAACCTACCGACCCTTCAGAAGACCTCCTTCGCTCCAAATTTATCAAACAGGTGACAAAATACGAGGGAGCACCTGTTGCTCCGAGTGAAGTTTTTGAGCTCCAGTGGACAGTTTATCAAGATGAGTTAGATGGCTACCTCACAGATGGACTGTTGCCTCAAGATTCTGTAGCCTCTGCTGGTAagtgaaaacattttttgttgttgcatatttttgtaattattgtacatgtaattgggTAATTGCTTTTATCTTTATATTTCGCGCTATGAGGCCATCGTGACAATTTGGCActttataaatatctttttataTTTGTATTAACTGCTGCACCGTCAACCTCTCATTGGAATAAAagttattgtagtttttgagcatattgagtaaaacaatttcacaaaaataatttgtctcagtgatacaacaattattttagcacgaACAATAGATTTAGGCGACTCTCCTgcaaacattgctctgtgattttttatttttctctctcaaatattTGACAACTAAATAAGgctaaaacttctacaggtaacttcaggggttgcccttaacttttttttcaactggccagcaggaccagttggcttcatttttcactggtccgccaggtttttgattggtccgtcaattttttatgctatttttttcaaattcaacatgatttgcaacgtcaacttaactgcactggaagccatactttatttatgtgtaccaagttattgtgttcgtaaaggataattaatttgagagtattttttctttaaaaatgtaataacaatagcgttattaaaattaatttaaaaacaggtcaaattatttgtcagagcaaaatgatctttatttaggtagttttttttagtccacggtttattgtaagcactcaACATAAAAGTATTCCTAAATAGGAgaactttttttatgaaaaaaaaatagtgtttttactataaaaacaccccaaaaaacactttaaaaccgactgttaaaatatcattaactttttatgtactgccttcaaatctactgtgggggagggttacgtgcgatcgctcaagttattttatcatgtataaacattgcctattattgtagttttaataagtattcataaacataatacatcgtaccaaagttcccaaaatcttcccactttcgtccagaaaaaacCCCAACATAGTAGACATCAGAAAAGTCCATGAAGAAGCATACGAGTTTgacggtatttttttcaattatgtgtatggaatggtcggtgccggcgtctgttttgtgaacaaaattttcatttaaaaaacgtttttaaaagcagcaaaaacaactgcgcctttgtttaacACATGATTGCCTTCTAGAACCCAAGtgtttcttgaaatcaacccgcaaaaaaccccaaacaaacgCGCATTATatgtgaccaataaaaccatggagcaaaactagatcacccaccaatcgcccgcaaaaaaaaacaagccccaaataacaacaaaattacccaaaatcaggacggaagaactttactaaacacaattaaatactcctttttgctcatccagagtatcctaacttggtaatttttgttgaatgaagcctcaccgtctcgctcgtttttcgtaaacacgctagactcttattcccacacggaaatctgctccgttgaccgaccatgctgctgacagaatgtgttttgctttgtggtcttctgtcaaggcgattgaagctagttttgtaagctattgcgtactttcaccaatagagggcgtctattcccacgctatcgaatattctgaaacgccctctagcgttcagtaTTTCTTACACTTTCtgccacacgtgaactaatacgaagactataagcctttgcgttgcatgatgggattttgcgctgtgtatgcgtgatcgtcggaagtttgccagcgttcagcggcacttcgagtgatttttattacgttttatccaaaccttgagtgaatgtttaTACATTTGATTCGAGcctgaaaatagtttaaaaattgtcatagttctgtagtaccgctgccgatatttttgactggtcagccggaccagttggcaaggtgtttcagctggtccgccgcgatttctactggcatttggccaacgga
This genomic stretch from Asterias amurensis chromosome 9, ASM3211899v1 harbors:
- the LOC139942330 gene encoding uncharacterized protein isoform X1 produces the protein MSGLGDQRISTENFKSEEVGMEAETVFQNAEDVLEDVKDVNIYEGNDGASGDNMSSADEWVDAAGQFEQMTETEAETSQEQVTEGAVGGSQQSEATEGAVGGSQQSVATDGAVGGSQQLEATEGVGGSQQSEATGGAVGGSQQSEATEGAVGGSQQSEATEGVGGSQQSEATGGAVGGSQQLEATEGVGGSQQLEATEGVGGFQQSEATESAVGVSQQSEAKPMSEGAVGGWQHNSQAATPVFSPLFPRILQEPTDPSEDLLRSKFIKQVTKYEGAPVAPSEVFELQWTVYQDELDGYLTDGLLPQDSVASAGIDEESYKQMQQCAQALQDQLFEGNLLLCLGNLRGFRRIFSSSKDPCLRHAFRGNPLEVLQNIYYGGEGILPEDRMRLDDPFHYTKNPDYMNN
- the LOC139942330 gene encoding uncharacterized protein isoform X2; protein product: MSGLGDQRISTENFKSEEVGMEAETVFQNAEDVLEDVKDVNIYEGNDGASGDNMSSADEWVDAAGQFEQMTETEAETSQEQVTEGAVGGSQQSEATEGAVGGSQQSVATDGAVGGSQQLEATEGVGGSQQSEATGGAVGGSQQSEATEGAVGGSQQSEATEGVGGSQQSEATGGAVGGSQQLEATEGVGGFQQSEATESAVGVSQQSEAKPMSEGAVGGWQHNSQAATPVFSPLFPRILQEPTDPSEDLLRSKFIKQVTKYEGAPVAPSEVFELQWTVYQDELDGYLTDGLLPQDSVASAGIDEESYKQMQQCAQALQDQLFEGNLLLCLGNLRGFRRIFSSSKDPCLRHAFRGNPLEVLQNIYYGGEGILPEDRMRLDDPFHYTKNPDYMNN